One part of the Streptomyces sp. NBC_00286 genome encodes these proteins:
- a CDS encoding transporter has protein sequence MTTATSVGSITPVFVRLKLSLLRNGLRQSAGRRAAYVASIVFTLLFAALQLIGLIVLRGNAHAASVTVLLTAILALGWATMPLFFPSGDETLDPTRLVMLPLQPRPLVRALLVASLVGIGPLFTLCMFAGSVIAMAHGMAAYVTGVVAIVLALLVCVALARAVAAANIRLLSSRKGRDLAVLSGLVIAVGAQFVNFGAQKLGSSGLSTLDPAAEVLRWVPPASAIGAVDSVSEGSYATGVAQLALSAGALVGLLALWQRSLTRLMTSPDGSTLQAAEPARDTAGRSSGLSRLLPAGRTGTVMERSLRYVWRDPKTKAAWVTYLAIGLIVPVFNALQGTGSIYLACFAAGMLGVLMYNQFGQDTSAFWMVALTISSTRDAYVELRGRALALLVITLPYATFVTVLTTAMLGDWPALPEALGLSFALLGAMLATGAWSSARYPYSIPQEGYKNAAPGQAGLAWISIFGGMLAAALLCAPVIAFTIWLHGSAGGDDWTWLLLPLGTAYGAGLTLLGLRISAPRTAARLPEILTAVSKG, from the coding sequence ATGACCACGGCCACCTCCGTCGGTTCGATCACCCCCGTCTTCGTACGGCTGAAGCTGTCCCTGCTGCGCAACGGTCTGCGGCAGTCGGCCGGGCGGCGGGCCGCCTACGTCGCGTCGATCGTCTTCACTCTGCTCTTCGCCGCGCTCCAGCTCATCGGCTTGATCGTGCTGCGCGGCAACGCGCACGCGGCGAGCGTCACCGTGCTGCTCACCGCCATCCTGGCGCTCGGCTGGGCCACGATGCCCCTGTTCTTCCCCAGCGGCGACGAGACGCTCGACCCCACCCGCCTGGTGATGCTGCCGCTGCAGCCGCGCCCTCTCGTGCGGGCCCTGCTGGTGGCCTCGCTGGTCGGGATCGGGCCGCTGTTCACGCTGTGCATGTTCGCCGGTTCGGTGATCGCGATGGCGCACGGCATGGCCGCGTACGTCACCGGGGTCGTCGCGATCGTCCTCGCGCTGCTGGTCTGCGTGGCCCTGGCGCGTGCCGTCGCGGCGGCCAACATCCGACTGCTGAGCAGCCGTAAGGGCCGCGATCTCGCCGTACTGAGCGGCCTGGTCATCGCCGTGGGCGCGCAGTTCGTCAACTTCGGGGCGCAGAAGCTCGGTTCCTCGGGCCTGTCGACGCTGGATCCGGCGGCCGAGGTGCTGCGCTGGGTGCCGCCCGCCTCGGCGATCGGCGCGGTGGACTCGGTGAGCGAGGGTTCGTACGCCACTGGAGTCGCCCAACTCGCCCTGAGCGCCGGAGCGTTGGTGGGCCTGCTGGCACTCTGGCAGCGGAGTCTGACCCGGCTGATGACCTCGCCGGACGGCTCCACGCTGCAGGCCGCCGAGCCCGCGCGGGACACGGCGGGCCGCTCCTCCGGCCTGTCCCGGCTGCTGCCCGCCGGGCGCACGGGCACGGTCATGGAGCGCAGCCTGCGGTATGTGTGGCGCGATCCGAAGACGAAGGCCGCGTGGGTGACCTACCTCGCGATCGGGCTGATCGTGCCGGTGTTCAACGCGCTGCAGGGCACCGGATCGATCTACCTCGCCTGCTTCGCCGCCGGGATGCTCGGGGTCCTGATGTACAACCAGTTCGGGCAGGACACGTCCGCGTTCTGGATGGTCGCGCTGACCATTTCCTCCACGCGGGACGCGTATGTCGAGCTGCGGGGCCGGGCGTTGGCGCTCCTGGTGATCACGCTCCCGTACGCGACGTTCGTGACCGTCCTGACCACGGCGATGCTCGGCGACTGGCCCGCCCTGCCCGAAGCCCTGGGCCTGTCCTTCGCACTGCTCGGCGCGATGCTGGCCACCGGCGCCTGGTCCTCCGCGCGCTACCCGTACTCGATCCCGCAGGAGGGCTACAAGAACGCGGCCCCCGGTCAGGCGGGCCTCGCCTGGATCTCCATCTTCGGCGGCATGCTCGCGGCGGCCCTGCTGTGCGCACCGGTCATCGCCTTCACGATCTGGCTGCATGGGTCGGCGGGCGGCGACGACTGGACATGGCTGCTGCTGCCGCTGGGGACCGCCTACGGCGCGGGGCTCACGCTGCTGGGACTGCGAATCTCCGCACCGCGGACGGCGGCGCGGCTGCCAGAGATTCTGACGGCGGTGAGCAAGGGCTGA
- a CDS encoding alpha/beta fold hydrolase: MVRRIDVTGAGGVSLAAWEFADPPKTGEVDRTPGVLLLHGLMGRASHWASTARWLSERHRAVALDQRGHGQSDKPPEGPYTREAYVDDAEAALEQLGLAPAVLIGHSMGALTAWQLAAKRPDLVRGLIICDMRASALGAASQREWEAWFKSWPVPFATLADVRKWFGEDDPWVERPNPSRGEFYAEVMAESDDGWRPVFDPGQMLKSRETWVYDAHWEELAQVRCPALVVRGLDGELGRAESQEMVRVLPHGQYAEVADAGHLVHYDQPEAWRSAIEPFLEGLAPP; this comes from the coding sequence ATGGTGCGGCGCATCGACGTGACCGGAGCAGGCGGCGTAAGCCTCGCCGCCTGGGAGTTCGCCGATCCTCCCAAGACCGGGGAGGTCGACCGGACGCCGGGCGTGCTGTTACTGCACGGCCTGATGGGCCGCGCCTCGCACTGGGCGTCCACCGCCCGCTGGCTCTCCGAGCGGCATCGGGCCGTCGCCCTCGACCAGCGCGGCCACGGCCAGAGCGACAAACCCCCCGAGGGCCCGTACACACGCGAGGCGTATGTCGACGACGCCGAGGCCGCGCTCGAACAGCTCGGTCTCGCGCCGGCCGTACTGATCGGCCACTCCATGGGCGCGCTGACCGCCTGGCAGCTCGCCGCGAAGCGCCCCGACCTCGTCCGCGGCCTGATCATCTGCGATATGCGGGCCTCCGCACTCGGCGCGGCGTCACAGCGCGAATGGGAGGCGTGGTTCAAGTCCTGGCCCGTCCCCTTCGCCACCCTCGCCGACGTCCGCAAGTGGTTCGGCGAGGACGACCCCTGGGTGGAGCGCCCGAACCCCTCCCGCGGCGAGTTCTACGCGGAAGTCATGGCCGAGTCCGACGACGGCTGGCGCCCCGTCTTCGACCCCGGCCAGATGCTCAAGTCCCGCGAGACCTGGGTCTACGACGCGCACTGGGAGGAACTGGCCCAGGTCCGCTGCCCCGCCCTCGTCGTCCGCGGCCTCGACGGCGAACTCGGCCGGGCCGAGTCCCAGGAGATGGTCCGCGTCCTCCCTCACGGCCAGTACGCGGAGGTCGCCGACGCAGGCCACCTCGTGCATTACGACCAGCCGGAGGCGTGGCGCTCCGCGATTGAACCGTTTCTGGAGGGGCTCGCGCCGCCGTGA
- a CDS encoding metal-dependent transcriptional regulator, translated as MSGLIDTTEMYLRTILELEEEGVVPMRARIAERLDQSGPTVSQTVARMERDGLVAVASDRHLELTDEGRRLATRVMRKHRLAECLLVDVIGLEWEQVHAEACRWEHVMSEAVERRVLELLRHPTESPYGNPIPGLEELGEKDGADPFLDEGMVSLADLDPGTDGKTVVVRRIGEPIQTDAQLMYTLRRAGVQPGSVVSVTESAGGVLVGSGGEAAELEADTASHVFVAKR; from the coding sequence ATGTCCGGACTGATCGACACCACGGAGATGTATCTCCGCACCATCCTCGAGCTGGAGGAGGAAGGTGTGGTCCCCATGCGCGCCCGTATCGCCGAGCGGCTCGACCAGAGCGGGCCGACCGTCAGCCAGACGGTGGCGCGGATGGAGCGCGACGGCCTGGTGGCGGTCGCCAGCGACCGGCATCTGGAGCTCACGGACGAGGGCCGCCGGCTGGCCACGCGCGTGATGCGCAAGCACCGTCTCGCGGAGTGCCTGCTCGTCGACGTGATCGGTCTGGAGTGGGAGCAGGTGCACGCCGAGGCCTGCCGCTGGGAGCACGTGATGAGTGAGGCGGTCGAGCGCCGCGTACTGGAGCTGCTGCGCCACCCGACCGAGTCGCCGTACGGGAATCCGATCCCGGGCCTGGAGGAGCTGGGCGAGAAGGACGGCGCCGACCCGTTCCTGGACGAGGGCATGGTCTCGCTGGCCGACCTGGACCCCGGGACCGACGGCAAGACGGTCGTCGTACGCCGCATCGGCGAGCCCATCCAGACGGACGCCCAGCTGATGTACACGCTGCGGCGGGCCGGCGTGCAGCCCGGCTCGGTGGTCAGCGTGACGGAGTCGGCGGGTGGCGTCCTGGTGGGCAGCGGCGGCGAGGCGGCTGAGCTGGAGGCGGACACCGCTTCACATGTTTTCGTAGCGAAGCGCTGA
- a CDS encoding SIS domain-containing protein, giving the protein MGGRFFDAAIGLLERVRDEEAEGIAAAGTLIADTVAAEGRLFAFGAGHSSLAAQEIVYRAGGLALMNLLAVPGAVGVDVVPATLGSALERVEGLAAAVLDSSPARAGDLLVIISLSGRNALPIEMAMHARALGLKVIGVTSVAYASETKSRHASGTYLKDHCDLVLDSKIAIGDAELTLDTVPAPFAPASGVVTSALLQAVMATAAGALADRGIEPPLLRSGNVDGGHEWNARVFEEYADRIFYLR; this is encoded by the coding sequence TTGGGCGGGCGGTTCTTCGATGCCGCGATCGGGCTCCTGGAGCGGGTGCGGGACGAGGAGGCCGAGGGCATCGCGGCCGCCGGGACGCTGATCGCCGACACGGTCGCCGCCGAGGGACGGCTGTTCGCCTTCGGCGCCGGACACTCCTCGCTGGCCGCGCAGGAGATCGTCTACCGGGCGGGCGGCCTCGCGCTCATGAACCTGCTCGCCGTACCGGGCGCCGTCGGCGTGGACGTCGTACCGGCCACACTCGGCTCCGCCCTGGAACGCGTCGAAGGCCTCGCCGCCGCCGTCCTCGACTCCAGCCCCGCGCGCGCGGGAGACCTCCTCGTGATCATCTCCCTCTCCGGACGCAACGCCCTGCCCATCGAGATGGCCATGCACGCCCGCGCCCTGGGCCTCAAGGTCATCGGGGTCACATCGGTCGCGTACGCCTCCGAGACGAAGTCCCGGCACGCCTCGGGTACGTACCTCAAGGACCACTGCGACCTCGTCCTCGACTCGAAGATCGCGATCGGCGACGCGGAACTCACCCTCGACACCGTCCCCGCCCCCTTCGCCCCCGCCTCCGGCGTCGTCACCTCGGCGCTCCTCCAGGCGGTCATGGCCACCGCGGCGGGCGCCCTCGCGGACCGCGGCATCGAGCCCCCGCTCCTGCGCTCGGGGAACGTGGACGGGGGCCATGAATGGAACGCTCGCGTCTTCGAGGAGTACGCGGACCGGATCTTCTATCTCCGGTGA